In Xyrauchen texanus isolate HMW12.3.18 chromosome 23, RBS_HiC_50CHRs, whole genome shotgun sequence, a genomic segment contains:
- the nkx2.5 gene encoding homeobox protein Nkx-2.5 isoform X3: protein MFSSQMTSTPFSVRDILNLEQNQEDMVSLDMSQRLDSALIPTSSCMLSTFKQEQFMDMPSGSSLFGEDLQDDKANKISPMNFGTAAFYDINCSQEEPRGDLKLDDPDRPKQRKRRKPRVLFSQAQVYELERRFKQQKYLSAPERDHLASVLKLTSTQVKIWFQNRRYKCKRQRQDQTLEMVGIAPPKRISVPVLVRDGKPCLGDTSTYNTSYNVGISHFTYNTYPAFSNFPSPGNTNYSCNYPSSMSAIQSSQSNNNYMNFGVGDVNNVQASFQSSSGVSSLHDPVWKNPSQDGHRDDYKP from the exons ATGTTTTCCAGTCAGATGACTTCCACTCCTTTCTCAGTGAGGGACATATTGAACCTGGAGCAGAATCAAGAGGACATGGTCTCTCTGGACATGTCTCAGCGGCTGGACAGTGCCCTAATTCCGACCTCATCCTGCATGCTGTCCACTTTCAAACAAGAGCAGTTCATGGACATGCCATCCGGATCCTCTCTATTCGGCGAAGACCTTCAGGATGACAAAGCCAACAAAATCAGCCCAATGAACTTCGGTACTGCTGCCTTTTATG ACATCAACTGTTCTCAAGAAGAGCCGAGGGGAGATCTAAAGCTGGATGATCCTGATCGCCCCAAACAGAGAAAGAGGAGGAAGCCTCGCGTTCTTTTCTCTCAAGCACAGGTGTACGAGCTGGAGCGACGCTTCAAACAGCAGAAATACCTTTCTGCACCAGAGAGAGATCATCTAGCCAGCGTTCTTAAACTCACCTCCACGCAGGTGAAAATCTGGTTCCAGAACAGACGCTATAAGTGCAAGAGGCAGCGTCAGGATCAGACCCTGGAGATGGTGGGCATCGCGCCTCCGAAACGCATCTCGGTGCCGGTTTTGGTTCGTGATGGGAAACCCTGTCTGGGAGACACATCAACTTATAACACCTCTTACAATGTGGGGATCAGTCATTTCACCTATAACACTTACCCTGCCTTTAGTAATTTCCCAAGTCCGGGCAACACGAACTACTCATGCAACTACCCATCGAGCATGTCTGCCATCCAGTCCTCACAGTCAAACAATAATTACATGAACTTTGGAGTTGGGGACGTAAATAATGTCCAGGCATCATTTCAGTCCAGCAGTGGGGTATCCTCGTTACATG ATCCTGTTTGGAAAAATCCATCTCAAGATGGTCATAGAGATGATTACAAGCCATAG
- the nkx2.5 gene encoding homeobox protein Nkx-2.5 isoform X2 encodes MFSSQMTSTPFSVRDILNLEQNQEDMVSLDMSQRLDSALIPTSSCMLSTFKQEQFMDMPSGSSLFGEDLQDDKANKISPMNFGTAAFYGKHFLEMDYVKDTKTDDTFEEKEKKDINCSQEEPRGDLKLDDPDRPKQRKRRKPRVLFSQAQVYELERRFKQQKYLSAPERDHLASVLKLTSTQVKIWFQNRRYKCKRQRQDQTLEMVGIAPPKRISVPVLVRDGKPCLGDTSTYNTSYNVGISHFTYNTYPAFSNFPSPGNTNYSCNYPSSMSAIQSSQSNNNYMNFGVGDVNNVQASFQSSSGVSSLHGIRAW; translated from the exons ATGTTTTCCAGTCAGATGACTTCCACTCCTTTCTCAGTGAGGGACATATTGAACCTGGAGCAGAATCAAGAGGACATGGTCTCTCTGGACATGTCTCAGCGGCTGGACAGTGCCCTAATTCCGACCTCATCCTGCATGCTGTCCACTTTCAAACAAGAGCAGTTCATGGACATGCCATCCGGATCCTCTCTATTCGGCGAAGACCTTCAGGATGACAAAGCCAACAAAATCAGCCCAATGAACTTCGGTACTGCTGCCTTTTATGGTAAACATTTCTTAGAAATGGACTATGTTAAAGACACAAAGACGGATGACACGTTTGAGGAAAAGGAGAAAAAAG ACATCAACTGTTCTCAAGAAGAGCCGAGGGGAGATCTAAAGCTGGATGATCCTGATCGCCCCAAACAGAGAAAGAGGAGGAAGCCTCGCGTTCTTTTCTCTCAAGCACAGGTGTACGAGCTGGAGCGACGCTTCAAACAGCAGAAATACCTTTCTGCACCAGAGAGAGATCATCTAGCCAGCGTTCTTAAACTCACCTCCACGCAGGTGAAAATCTGGTTCCAGAACAGACGCTATAAGTGCAAGAGGCAGCGTCAGGATCAGACCCTGGAGATGGTGGGCATCGCGCCTCCGAAACGCATCTCGGTGCCGGTTTTGGTTCGTGATGGGAAACCCTGTCTGGGAGACACATCAACTTATAACACCTCTTACAATGTGGGGATCAGTCATTTCACCTATAACACTTACCCTGCCTTTAGTAATTTCCCAAGTCCGGGCAACACGAACTACTCATGCAACTACCCATCGAGCATGTCTGCCATCCAGTCCTCACAGTCAAACAATAATTACATGAACTTTGGAGTTGGGGACGTAAATAATGTCCAGGCATCATTTCAGTCCAGCAGTGGGGTATCCTCGTTACATGGTATTAGAGCTTGGTGA
- the nkx2.5 gene encoding homeobox protein Nkx-2.5 isoform X4: MFSSQMTSTPFSVRDILNLEQNQEDMVSLDMSQRLDSALIPTSSCMLSTFKQEQFMDMPSGSSLFGEDLQDDKANKISPMNFDINCSQEEPRGDLKLDDPDRPKQRKRRKPRVLFSQAQVYELERRFKQQKYLSAPERDHLASVLKLTSTQVKIWFQNRRYKCKRQRQDQTLEMVGIAPPKRISVPVLVRDGKPCLGDTSTYNTSYNVGISHFTYNTYPAFSNFPSPGNTNYSCNYPSSMSAIQSSQSNNNYMNFGVGDVNNVQASFQSSSGVSSLHDPVWKNPSQDGHRDDYKP, encoded by the exons ATGTTTTCCAGTCAGATGACTTCCACTCCTTTCTCAGTGAGGGACATATTGAACCTGGAGCAGAATCAAGAGGACATGGTCTCTCTGGACATGTCTCAGCGGCTGGACAGTGCCCTAATTCCGACCTCATCCTGCATGCTGTCCACTTTCAAACAAGAGCAGTTCATGGACATGCCATCCGGATCCTCTCTATTCGGCGAAGACCTTCAGGATGACAAAGCCAACAAAATCAGCCCAATGAACTTCG ACATCAACTGTTCTCAAGAAGAGCCGAGGGGAGATCTAAAGCTGGATGATCCTGATCGCCCCAAACAGAGAAAGAGGAGGAAGCCTCGCGTTCTTTTCTCTCAAGCACAGGTGTACGAGCTGGAGCGACGCTTCAAACAGCAGAAATACCTTTCTGCACCAGAGAGAGATCATCTAGCCAGCGTTCTTAAACTCACCTCCACGCAGGTGAAAATCTGGTTCCAGAACAGACGCTATAAGTGCAAGAGGCAGCGTCAGGATCAGACCCTGGAGATGGTGGGCATCGCGCCTCCGAAACGCATCTCGGTGCCGGTTTTGGTTCGTGATGGGAAACCCTGTCTGGGAGACACATCAACTTATAACACCTCTTACAATGTGGGGATCAGTCATTTCACCTATAACACTTACCCTGCCTTTAGTAATTTCCCAAGTCCGGGCAACACGAACTACTCATGCAACTACCCATCGAGCATGTCTGCCATCCAGTCCTCACAGTCAAACAATAATTACATGAACTTTGGAGTTGGGGACGTAAATAATGTCCAGGCATCATTTCAGTCCAGCAGTGGGGTATCCTCGTTACATG ATCCTGTTTGGAAAAATCCATCTCAAGATGGTCATAGAGATGATTACAAGCCATAG
- the bnip1a gene encoding vesicle transport protein SEC20: MAASVDVHLRICEQEIIKYDLEIKALIQDVNDCTGPQSKLTDLNCKVKEKFNNLRQRIQDLEQMGKEQDKESDKLTLLNKVEGHRKQMLSDQTAWRKANLACKLSIDKLEKEDLLNSENMSVRHRNMTKESRVQTSSDITESLMSISRMVSQQVQQSEETMNSLATSSRTVLETHEEFKAMSGTIQLGRKLIVKYNRRELTDKLLIFLALALFLATVLYILKKRLFPFF, encoded by the exons ATGGCAGCCTCTGTAGATGTCCACTTACGAATATGTGAACAAGAAATAATCAAGTATGATTTAGAAATAAAAGCTCTCATTCAG GATGTGAATGACTGCACTGGACCACAAAGCAAACTCAcagatttaaattgtaaagtgaaAGAGAAATTCAACAATCTTAGACAACGAATCCAG GATCTGGAACAAATGGGAAAAGAACAGGACAAAGAGTCAGACAAGTTGACCCTTCTCAATAAAGTTGAAGGGCATCGGAAACAGATGCTTAG TGATCAAACAGCATGGAGGAAGGCAAATCTTGCATGCAAACTCTCCATTGATAAGTTGGAGAAGGAAGATTTATTAAATTCAGAGAACATGTCTGTAAGGCACAG AAACATGACGAAAGAGAGCCGGGTTCAGACCTCCAGTGACATAACAGAGAGTCTAATGAGCATCAGCCGGATGGTGTCTCAGCAGGTTCAGCAGAGTGAAGAGACAATGAACTCACTTG CAACATCTTCAAGGACAGTGCTGGAAACCCATGAAGAGTTTAAAGCCATGTCAGGCACCATACAGCTGGGTAGAAAACTCATCGTTAAATATAATCGACGGGAACTTACTGATAAGCTTCTTATTTTTCTTGCTCTTGCTCTCTTCTTGGCTACAGTCTTGTATATTCTGAAGAAAAGACTCTTCCCTTTCTTTTGA
- the chrm1a gene encoding muscarinic acetylcholine receptor M3 has translation MMSITAFTLNLSVSTNGTDAPGPITWKVALITLVTVPLSLITIISNILVIISFQVNPLLRTVSNYFLLSLAVADVILGAISMNLYTTYILMGRWTLGNLACDIWLAVDYVASNASVMNLLAISIDRYLSVMRPLTYRATRTPRRAAVLIGLAWGVSFVLWAPAILFWQYIVGERTVPEGQCSIQFLSEPVITFGTAIAAFYLPVSVMVVLYCRVYGETKRRSQQLAGMMASQGRDTGNTHQSSCRSNSSSVDDVQPQTEQNSQRQKKLRTVCPTITHQKAAWWKKRRERDKTPNSQTIYSPPEMETDHISQRTGEGDKYIPLVRMDLHVHPDGTKRNSQLGSQPSLNPSISPLTTQPPPRKARTVCLIREKKAARTLSAILLAFIVTWTPYNIMVLVSTFCEHCVPEGLWQLGYWLCYVNSTVNPVCYALCNKHFRVTFRALLLCRWKEQKKGIRWTPTGSGLVQ, from the exons ATGATGAGCATCACCGCATTCACTCTGAACCTCTCTGTCTCAACTAATGGGACAGATGCACCTGGTCCTATCACCTGGAAAGTGGCCTTGATTACTCTTGTAACAGTCCCACTCTCCCTCATCACAATCATAAGCAACATCCTTGTCATCATCTCTTTCCAGGTCAACCCACTCCTCAGGACAGTAAGTAACTACTTCCTCTTGAGCTTGGCCGTGGCTGATGTCATTCTGGGCGCCATCTCAATGAACCTCTACACTACTTACATCCTAATGGGCAGATGGACTTTAGGTAACCTAGCCTGTGACATCTGGTTGGCTGTGGACTATGTGGCCAGCAATGCCTCTGTTATGAACCTGCTGGCCATTAGTATTGACCGCTACCTCTCTGTCATGCGACCTCTGACCTATCGGGCCACTAGAACCCCCAGAAGAGCAGCAGTGCTGATTGGCCTAGCATGGGGCGTCTCGTTTGTTCTTTGGGCGCCGGCAATTTTGTTCTGGCAGTATATAGTAGGCGAAAGAACTGTTCCAGAAGGCCAGTGCTCGATACAGTTCTTATCTGAGCCTGTGATCACATTCGGAACAGCCATCGCTGCATTTTACCTGCCAGTGAGTGTGATGGTTGTGTTGTACTGCCGGGTCTATGGTGAGACCAAGAGACGCTCTCAGCAGCTTGCTGGAATGATGGCATCACAGGGCAGAGACACTGGAAACACGCATCAG AGTTCTTGTCGTAGCAATTCCAGCAGTGTTGATGATGTCCAACCACAGACAGAGCAGAACTCACAGAGGCAGAAGAAACTGAGGACAGTCTGTCCCACCATCACCCACCAAAAAGCAGCATGGTGGAAGAAACGAAGGGAGAGAGACAAGACACCCAACTCACAAACTATATACAGCCCTCCAGAGATGGAGACAGACCACATTTCTCAAAGAACAGGTGAGGGTGACAAGTACATTCCACTTGTTCGAATGGACCTTCATGTTCACCCTGATGGCACCAAGAGGAACTCTCAATTAGGCAGCCAACCTTCACTTAACCCGTCGATCAGTCCTTTAACCACACAACCCCCTCCACGGAAAGCCCGAACCGTGTGTCTGATCAGGGAGAAGAAAGCGGCCAGGACCCTCAGTGCCATTCTCCTGGCTTTCATTGTAACATGGACACCCTATAACATCATGGTCCTGGTGTCCACTTTCTGTGAGCACTGTGTTCCTGAGGGGCTGTGGCAGCTGGGATATTGGCTCTGTTATGTGAACAGCACAGTCAACCCTGTATGCTATGCACTCTGCAACAAGCACTTCAGGGTTACCTTCAGGGCACTGCTGCTCTGTAGGTGGAAAGAGCAAAAGAAGGGGATCAGATGGACCCCAACAGGAAGTGGCTTAGTACAGTAA
- the nkx2.5 gene encoding homeobox protein Nkx-2.5 isoform X1, whose product MFSSQMTSTPFSVRDILNLEQNQEDMVSLDMSQRLDSALIPTSSCMLSTFKQEQFMDMPSGSSLFGEDLQDDKANKISPMNFGTAAFYGKHFLEMDYVKDTKTDDTFEEKEKKDINCSQEEPRGDLKLDDPDRPKQRKRRKPRVLFSQAQVYELERRFKQQKYLSAPERDHLASVLKLTSTQVKIWFQNRRYKCKRQRQDQTLEMVGIAPPKRISVPVLVRDGKPCLGDTSTYNTSYNVGISHFTYNTYPAFSNFPSPGNTNYSCNYPSSMSAIQSSQSNNNYMNFGVGDVNNVQASFQSSSGVSSLHDPVWKNPSQDGHRDDYKP is encoded by the exons ATGTTTTCCAGTCAGATGACTTCCACTCCTTTCTCAGTGAGGGACATATTGAACCTGGAGCAGAATCAAGAGGACATGGTCTCTCTGGACATGTCTCAGCGGCTGGACAGTGCCCTAATTCCGACCTCATCCTGCATGCTGTCCACTTTCAAACAAGAGCAGTTCATGGACATGCCATCCGGATCCTCTCTATTCGGCGAAGACCTTCAGGATGACAAAGCCAACAAAATCAGCCCAATGAACTTCGGTACTGCTGCCTTTTATGGTAAACATTTCTTAGAAATGGACTATGTTAAAGACACAAAGACGGATGACACGTTTGAGGAAAAGGAGAAAAAAG ACATCAACTGTTCTCAAGAAGAGCCGAGGGGAGATCTAAAGCTGGATGATCCTGATCGCCCCAAACAGAGAAAGAGGAGGAAGCCTCGCGTTCTTTTCTCTCAAGCACAGGTGTACGAGCTGGAGCGACGCTTCAAACAGCAGAAATACCTTTCTGCACCAGAGAGAGATCATCTAGCCAGCGTTCTTAAACTCACCTCCACGCAGGTGAAAATCTGGTTCCAGAACAGACGCTATAAGTGCAAGAGGCAGCGTCAGGATCAGACCCTGGAGATGGTGGGCATCGCGCCTCCGAAACGCATCTCGGTGCCGGTTTTGGTTCGTGATGGGAAACCCTGTCTGGGAGACACATCAACTTATAACACCTCTTACAATGTGGGGATCAGTCATTTCACCTATAACACTTACCCTGCCTTTAGTAATTTCCCAAGTCCGGGCAACACGAACTACTCATGCAACTACCCATCGAGCATGTCTGCCATCCAGTCCTCACAGTCAAACAATAATTACATGAACTTTGGAGTTGGGGACGTAAATAATGTCCAGGCATCATTTCAGTCCAGCAGTGGGGTATCCTCGTTACATG ATCCTGTTTGGAAAAATCCATCTCAAGATGGTCATAGAGATGATTACAAGCCATAG